GTGGGGGCTCTTTGCCACCCTCTTCTCATCTGGAGGTAGGAGAATCCCCATTTccttaaaagaaaagagaaaggctggTTGCTTCAGCCACTCCCAGAGATAAATTTTGAACAAAAACAAGCTCATACCTGAAGGTTTTTCTCAGCTTCTTTACTGCATGCCCAAAATCCCTTCTAGAGATAGGCAGGTAAGGTGTGCCATGTGCTGTTGGTACTTATGACAGGAAAGGAATGTGAtataacaggggtccccaaactaaggcccgggggccagatgcagccgtcgccttctaaatgcggcccgcggacggtccaggaatcagcgtgtttttacatgagtagaatgtgtgcttttatttaaaatgcatctctgggttatttgtggggcataggaattcattttttttaaaaaaaaaaatatatagtctggccccctacaagggacagtggggggggggaagacagtggactggccccctgctgaaaaggtttgctgacccctgtgataTAACATTCAACCATCACTACTTCAGGGAGTCCCTAACTAGCCTTCAAGAATCCTATTCTGTGGGTGGATAAACCATATTGCCTCTTGCAAGATTTCTGCAAATATCGGAATCGTAATACTTAGGAGCAAAACTAGACATTTGCAGGATATGAATGCGTATCTGAGTGCGTATCCAGTGTCAGAACAAGTATCAGCTAATAACTTTAGGGGAAGGTTCCAGaaaaagccatagctcagtggtagagtgcatgcttttgcttgcaaaatgttcaactttcaaaatggcttcaggtAAAACTGGGAAAtattgaaaccctggagagctgctgctggtcagtgttgACAGCGCTGAGCAAGATGCACAAATTGTCTTGACTTTGTATATGTTCCCTATGTTGCCACGTCCTCACTGGCACCTATGGGAACTTTTCTCCCAAGGCTCTTAACTTCACTTGCAGAGTGGTTGTTCCAGCTGCACTGGGGAGGGGAGATAAGCTTCCCTACCACACTGCCTTCTCATTAAAGATTGTGCGCCCTCTACCCCCGACAAGACCTGCAACTGAGTGGGGGTCATACATGCTATGCATTAACAAATATTTAAACTTGACCTAAGAGAGCACAGAGCTAACGGTAATTTCTTTCACTACACAGTTAATTCTGTCTTGGCATTGTATGTGAACCCACAGTCCTCTTTTAAGCGCGGCTTGCTTGGTCATTCGACCCCCAGATACTCACCAAGGTACAAAGGCACAAGGCAAAAGCAGCTGGAAAGCAAACCTaactttggagaaacaagccatggttcGATCATGTATGGGAGaacctgcagttttttttttaaacaaaccatggcttgatgTTATGAATGAACCAGGCAATAATATCTCAATCAAGTAATACAGATTTTGTAGTGAAGTATAGTATTGGGAAGCTAGGCACTCATCTTTAGTCAAGAAAATAATAGTGCTAAGACATTAGTATTTTTTACAGGGCAATGCTATGTCTCCTTCAAAGAAAGTCCCATTACTCCTAGATTAGGGGTGCAGAACTATAGTCTTTAGTAGTGCTACTTGCTTAAAACTTGCATACTAATTGTGTATTTCTTGGCCCTTACTGACATGTCTATAATTCTTTTATTAATTCTACTgacttattttaaagtaaaaactaCCAGCTATTTAAATTGAAGCAAGCTCCCAGATCTTGAAATCAGGCAAACTGGCAATGACAAGATTGGTGCTCAAAGCCACTTATATGTTACTTCCCCAGACAAGCTGAGGGAGTGATCCCATGTGAAGCCACTTCTGGGAAACAGCAAAAAATCCTTTCATACTCATCATGTATTTCAAGAGGAGATGATAAAATCCTGTAGCTGGAAAGCGAGCGCCATGGTGCTCCACGGCTCTCGATTCCACACTTCCCACCAAGAAAAAAAAGTTCAGAGTAGTCCACATATTGCAAACACATTTATTCCAAAAAAGCAAAACTTGTTAGAGAGATGGCACAATGTAAAAACAACTAAGTCCACAAGTCTCAAATGCAGTTATGATCTATGCCTAATTCACACACAGCTCTTGACAAATAAAGGATGAGAAGGAACGACGAATGGGAACATAACACAGGTTCTATTCCTTCTCCCTGGCATAGAGTGCATTTGGAAGCAATCCTTTTAAAAACTCTCTACAATACAATATTAGAATATGGCTAATATAATATGAAcgaatacatacagtggtacctctggttacgtacttaattcgttcctgaggtccattcttaactgttcttaacctgaagcaccactttagctaatgggacctcccactgcgccgccaaagcaccatttctgttcttatcctgaagcaaacttcttaacctgaagcgttatttctgggttagtggagtatgtaacccgaggtaccactgtatatggttttaaaatttgattaaaaataagacctggtttccccccccccccaaaagtaaaCCCTGCATAAATCTGTTTGGGCACTCCAAAACCAAGAACTAAGGCACACAAGCTTCAAGAGAAGCATGTCTCTCTtgactgcctcacctgcagagaAAACAACGTAACACacatcaacagcagcagcaagtttGGGCACCTTTCGAAGTACCGAAAAAATCTGACCAGAAGGCACAACAGGAAAGAGTTTTCTCAGGGGGAAGAAATGTGTTTGAGGAGTCTTCGGTGATTTGCCAAACAGCAAGCTATTCCCCCATGTAGTCAGTAGCACCAGTTGTTACTTGTGTCAGCCATCAGCTTCGTATAGAAAATATGAGAAAGGTTTTCAAGAAGTTCAGCTGCAGACTAGTAGCACTGCGTTTTAGGAAGAAGAAaaccagcagcacctggaaggaaaaaaaaagtttgattatCTGTGGTGGTGTAAGTTTCTATGCACACCAAAAGGGGTGAACCACTAAGCCTTCTTCACCACAGCTAGCCACATGCAACAGAGAAAGTTAACTGCTCAATGATAAGAGCATTTCCTCTGCGTGCAGAAGGCCCaaagttcaattcccagcatctccaggtaaggcagcGAATGTCCTCCTCATGAACCCCTgcacagctgctgccaatcagtgcaggggccagcaaactttttcaacaggaggccggtccactgtccctcagaccttgtggggggccggactatattttgaaggaaaaaaaaaaagaatccctatgccccacaaataacccagagatacattttaaataaaagcacattctactcatgtaaaaacaccaggcaggccccacaaataacccagagatgcattttaaataaaaggacacattctacttatgtaaaaacatgctgattccctgagcgtccgcaggccgcatttagaaggcgattgggccgcatccggcccccgggccttagtttggggacccctggtgtagtggTTTGATTGCTGGACcttggagagcagggttcaaatccccacttggccatgaagttcactgcatGACCTTTGGCCAGCCATTCACTCTCTGCCTATTCTACCTCCCAGGTGGGTGTGAGGATAAAAGTATGTGGtgactctgagctccttggaggaaaggtagggtataaatacAATAGAGAGGGAATATTGAGCTGACTGGACTCTGCATATGACTGCTTCCTTTATCCCTATAGCTCTATTTCCTCCCAAGGCCAGAAAATGGATGACAGTGTAGGGCTGGTAGGCCCGGTCATATTAAAAAGCAACTCTGGTGGCATGGCTGCTGTCACAGAGTCAGCTCCTGTAGCTGGAAGAACACCAAAGTAGAGCAAAAACAGCCGACGATGTAACCTCCCCAATCTTAGCACTGCAATGGCCCAGGTGGGCCTCCTTTTCAACCTGCTGTGGCAAACAGCACAGCCAAcagtcacagatgatgggagttgttttcCAATaagatctggagagcaccagattgggGGCATCTGTCCTCGTTTCTTAGCTGCCCAACCTCTCCACAAACACGTACCTTCAGGGAGATGTCAGGCTAAGATTTGCGTTGCTTCTTGGCTGGCTTGATAGGAGGtagctccccttcctcctcttccacggACACGTCCTCCTCACTAAAATCCTCGTCATCTTCACTGAACTCATCATCCGAGAGGTCCTTTTTGTGAACTGAAAGAAGCAGCTGGAACTGTTACTTTGCACTATGACCTGGCGAAATGCCCCCAGCCCCTCCTCTCGCCATTGCTAGTCAACTTCACCCCATTCCTAAGAGTGTCTCAAGCGGTGAATTACCTGTGCCTGCCAAAGCATCCACACAACATTCTCCAGCTCTCTGCCTTATGCTTCAAAGAAGGGCTAGGTACCATTCCATCATGCACACCTGCCCATGAGATGGGTGGCCAAGTCCTCCTTCTCGCCTGGAGGATGGCAGGAGGAGCAACCTACACGCAACTCTGAACAGAGCGCACCACTGAGCAAAGCCACACATCGGGTGCTTAGGACTATATAAAGGACATTCCTCCAAGTAGCCTATCTTAAAGTGTCCCCCCCAATGCCTCAAGACACCTCAACAGTGCCTTCCAAGGTGGCCTGGCTCTCCTTGGCATGtgctattgttgctgctgctactttaaTCACAGGAGGTACCACAGCTTCTTgctttctttacctttaccttaagacaAAGAAAGGAGGGACACAGGGCAGCTGGAGTTGGGGCCTTGCTTTTCAGTGTGACCAACCAAAccaccttttttaaaagtaaagagTAGGGAGCAAAAAGGAGACACACTGCTGCAAACTGGGGGAAAGCAGTAGGTATGTATTTGATAGGGACAGTTTCTGTACCCAAGTATAGCCACTTTTCCTTCAGGGAGGGGGATTTTCAAGTATGTGTTTCAGCTTGTGTGACTCAGACCCAGCCTCTGCCTTGTACCCAGTTTCTTGTCTTTTACCAGTCcccctgtggcagccattttgtggtggcGGCCACAACAGTTCCTCAAACTCTGCTATGTGCCCACAGGTCCAAAATGGATGGAGGAGTCTGTCACAGCACATCCCTCCCTAAGAGATAACACCCATCTCTTAATTTCTAGGAACCCCCTTTGCTCTCAGTAGCTCCCCAAATCCCAGTCCAGCCTCCTTACAGATTTGGTGTTGTCCTGCAAGGTGGACAGGTCCAGATCCTGAGCGCAGGCGGAACGTCACCGGGGGTTGGAGCTCGAAATCTTCCAAACACAActgagaaaggagaaggagaggcagaTGTGATCGAGGAAGGAATGTCTCCAGATCCCATTTAGAGCaaccagactctgagctttcttcttcccctcttGCTTCTGGGCTAGAGAGCCAGGGCGCTAGCAAGTCTATTTTCTATTATCCAAGCCATGAAATTCTCACAGAGCTGAaagggatttgacatctttctgcagggcctgcaagacagagctgtttcGCCAAGCCTTTGGTCGGGGTTCAGTctgattccccccttttttgtataaGACAAGCATTAAAGAGGCTCCTAGCCCGCTCACAAgtcctttataagaccagtggtaacagttggccctggagaatattaaccactctcaattttacctgTGGTCTGCCATCTGTCCAGAtattaatttgctctgaactaatcttaagatgtattttaattgattgcctgtttttatgttctttgtttactgtgttagttttatgatgttagccgccctgagcccggctccggccggggtacaaataaaaatttatttttattattattactaacaaccggaacaaattaagttctcaCTGACACCTTTCAGGTCACACAAAAACACTGCATCAAACCACACATTTGAACTGATGACCTAAAGGAGCCTGCTCCAAGACAAAGATCTCATGTCTTGCAAACCcagccttctcccccaccctcaccaTGTCTTCCTGTTAGCCCTTTCAGACCCTGCAGCCACCATATGCCCACCTCCCATGTTGCCCAAGCACCCAACTGTTTCTTTTACCGAAGGTTGGCACGACAACTTTAGGTTGGCCACTGGCACCACAATCTCTTGGTCCTGATAGTCGTGCCCCACGAACTCCACAATATTGCACTCATCCTTGGCACCTTCTGACAGGCAAATCTTGAAGATGGAAGGACAAAGTGGAAAGAAGGGTAAAAACCAAAATATTCAGCAATACTTAACAAAGAGAtaatacccccctccccaaaccccatGAAGAACAAGCAGCTAGGAGCCAGGAGTGTGAGATCATCCATTAACAGATGCAACCAGAAGAGTAATAAAGCATAACCTCTACCCAAAGGCCTTCTAGGGAACTTTAGGCCCCTCTTCAAAAATAGGAGCATGGAAGTCCAATAGCCAACTCACAGCACAAAACTGGGCAAACTTGGTTTGAGGCTTATCCTTCCAGACAACTAGAAAAGAAACCAAGTGGTGCCTAGTATTTGAAGAGGGatttgcctttgtagaactcctGGTCACCTCTGGCTACTAGTTGAGTTCTCAAATACTAGGTCATGCTAACGGGTCTGGGTCCTGGTATTCCAAGCTCAGGATGTAACCTCTCTCACCATATTCAGAGCCAAGATATGATCAGAGTCATCTTCGTCAGACACTTTAAAAGTGTAGGATCGGGTACTGCTGTTCAGCTCACatcctggggtgggggaaagagaaacaaacaaatatcgCAACTGATAAGTCGATTTTCTAAAAGCAGCACATTTGCAAGAAACTGAACAACTTCCTTCTTAACCCTCTCGAGCCAGctgtttgaaatatttataaaactTTTAGAATGGTGTTTTCTTCACATGCTTCTGACTTTAAGCTGTTAGGTATTAAATTTATTCTTGTAGAAATGAATGGGAAAGTGAAGCTACCAAATGCATAAGCTCACTGGGTCCCTTCTGTCCTCAGCAATTTCTCAAAAGAGGGCAAGCAAAATAACTTGAAATTTtaccttaaattcattttttgtttgtttatactacTTCTAGACCACTAAATAATCTTCCTGtttttgggaggtgggtggggaagataTTCGTGAGTGGAGTAAATTTTTCTCCTGGGGAGGACAATTCTGCTCTATGCTTGCTTTACCTTAACACGGAAGTTAACATTTTCATTGTGTACATTTATAACACTGCCTTCTTCTTTGTAATATCCTTTGTTTGAGTGGGGGGAACATTATTTACTACGAGTTCAATACAGTATTTCATCTGGGCACTTTGCACATGTCCTTGTTTTACTTCCCTCCCTCCAGCTATTCCTGATTGACCAATGAAGAAATTAAATTAACATTACAACATCTGGGTTAGTCAGTGTTTTGTTGGACCCTAGTACCAAAATgatactgtaaataaaataaggTGGGGATGGGGATAAAGGTGTGTGATTCAAGCTAAGAGGTATTCTTCACTATTGCAAAAGCAGTTGTGCTGCAAGATGGCGTTTGACCATTTGGAAACAAACCCAGGAGTCTTTGCAAAGTTTTCATATTTACCATTCACTTTTTAATTCTTCCCTTTCTTGCATGCGTTTTTGAAATTAATCAGATTGTCCCCAAGATCTTTTTAAACAATTTTCAGATGCAATACCGGTAATTAGTTTCAGTTTTCTAACAAAAACTTTTATTGCTCTCATTAATATAGCTATGATATCTCATACTGCATGTACACAGAATTTATATTTCATTTGCTGGACTGCCGCAGAAGGATATAATCCACTGTGCTATGTTCCCGACGTAAACTAGAAGGGCCCAGAAACATTATTTGTAGTCTGATTCTATGTACCCGAAGGCCGAAGAAAGTCTCACTGGGGTCAGTGATGCACGTGGACTCCAAAAACCACGTGCACAGAACTGCTGTTCTAGGGTCAAGAAATATTCGCCGCTCGTCTGATTACAACATAGGCAGATCTTACAGTAGGAAAGATCTAATGCATCTTCGGTGGGAAATACCCCTCCTCCTCCAATGTAACGAGCCAAGCAAGCCACGTGGACGCATCTGGGGCTTTAAGCGGAACACGCGGCACCGGGATAACTTAGCGTCGCCACGCCACGTGCTTCCGGGCCCTGAACATATAGAGACCCAGTTCAAACAAATCCAATTACGGTCAAGCCTAAACGACCCAGATCCCAGTAGGAGGTTCCTCTGAACAACCCCAAATGCCTTTTCCTGTTTTACCCCAAAGggccccgttcccccccccccgccctccaccTACATGCTCGCCTATCCCCGTTCCCTCTCTTTCCAGGCAGCGACAGGCCAGCCCTCCTTCAACTCACGGAACAAGAAGCTGCTGGTGCAAATCGGCGGCTTGACTCCATCCGCGATGCACTCCAGATCCAACAGAGAGGCCATGGCTTGCGCCGAAAGAGAGCGAGGAAGGAAAAGAGGCAGGAAGACGCTCGCGCAGCGGAACCACCTACGAGCCCGGCTTGGCTTAAGGCCGCCCCACCGGCAACGCGAATCCCTTCTCCAATAGGCGGACGAGGTAGGGTAGGCGGTCCCTCCGAGGTAGGCGGGCGAGGTGGGTGGTGGGTGATCTAGTTTGCTTTGGGGGAGTTTTATATGCGCCTTTTAAGAAAAGTCTGTTTTTCCAGAGAGCGGGCTTGCTTTCGTTGCTTTCCCTCCGGGAGGAGAGACGGCGCTGTTCGTGCAAGGATCATGGAAGGATCCGAAACGAAATGCGTAGTCTTAGCTGGCgaggaagggtgggggagatAGGGGGGGATCGCTCTGGGGCGCCTTGGCCCCCGGGGTATGCAACAGCTCCCGGGCCTCTTCTCACTGCATATCAGTGGGTGAGCACTCCAGCTGGCTAGAAGTGGAGTCGTGTCTGCCGTGGACGACGCACGcggtatgcagaaggtcctgggtccAGCCTCCTCCTGCAGTCGTGTCTCCAGCTGCGGCTGGGAACGACGTGCAGGAGAGCCGCTGTCGCCGTGACTGCGCTAGACGGGTagcagcagggccagatttaggtttgatgaggccctaagctactgaaggcgatatgtccacctgtcctttgtcaacaacaaattgtcgctgtttttttgtgttgaatactgtatatgctatatggtaatttatggacctaa
The sequence above is drawn from the Lacerta agilis isolate rLacAgi1 chromosome 5, rLacAgi1.pri, whole genome shotgun sequence genome and encodes:
- the NPM3 gene encoding nucleoplasmin-3, producing the protein MASLLDLECIADGVKPPICTSSFLFRCELNSSTRSYTFKVSDEDDSDHILALNMICLSEGAKDECNIVEFVGHDYQDQEIVVPVANLKLSCQPSLCLEDFELQPPVTFRLRSGSGPVHLAGQHQIFHKKDLSDDEFSEDDEDFSEEDVSVEEEEGELPPIKPAKKQRKS